The [Bacillus] selenitireducens MLS10 genome includes a region encoding these proteins:
- the rsmD gene encoding 16S rRNA (guanine(966)-N(2))-methyltransferase RsmD produces MRVISGSCKGTRLKGLSGDQTRPTSDKVKESVFNIAGPYFDGGSVLDLYAGSGGMAIEALSRGLTDAVLIDKHYAAIQVIRENLSRTNMNSFVEVFKNDANKALQVLIKNNRSFDMIILDPPYARQELEKQLDVIADAQLLKAGGVIICEHDKRVSLKDGIGGLYVSKRATYGDTVITMYKWGAEDE; encoded by the coding sequence ATGCGTGTGATCAGTGGTTCCTGCAAAGGAACGCGGTTAAAGGGATTGTCTGGTGATCAGACAAGACCCACTTCAGATAAGGTGAAAGAATCGGTGTTTAACATCGCAGGTCCTTATTTTGACGGGGGTTCTGTACTTGATTTGTATGCGGGTAGCGGAGGTATGGCCATTGAGGCGCTGAGCAGAGGTTTGACGGATGCAGTTTTGATTGACAAACATTATGCTGCCATACAGGTTATCAGGGAAAATCTATCTCGCACAAACATGAATTCCTTTGTGGAAGTGTTTAAAAATGATGCGAATAAGGCGCTGCAAGTTTTGATCAAGAATAACCGTTCATTTGACATGATCATTCTTGATCCGCCATACGCCAGACAGGAGCTTGAAAAGCAACTGGATGTCATTGCAGATGCGCAGTTGTTGAAAGCAGGCGGAGTGATCATCTGTGAACATGACAAGCGCGTATCATTGAAGGACGGGATTGGGGGGCTTTATGTATCAAAGCGTGCAACATATGGCGATACGGTAATTACGATGTATAAATGGGGTGCTGAAGATGAATAA
- a CDS encoding YugN family protein codes for MKFEQTGLEGIQIKFEDLDETMSECGFDRAWDYERATYDYKMIDQVEDATYYLRMPCFVIEGEIPKADTTVELMTPYVGKHYYPHGVEYDEDFPQKIVDKCHKKIGTVTEKIQADKLS; via the coding sequence ATGAAATTTGAACAAACCGGTCTTGAAGGAATTCAGATCAAATTTGAAGATCTTGACGAAACAATGAGTGAATGCGGTTTTGACCGTGCCTGGGATTACGAGCGCGCAACCTACGACTATAAAATGATCGATCAGGTTGAAGACGCCACCTATTATCTGAGAATGCCATGTTTCGTCATCGAAGGGGAAATTCCAAAAGCAGATACAACCGTTGAACTGATGACACCATATGTCGGCAAACATTATTACCCGCATGGTGTCGAGTATGATGAAGACTTCCCCCAAAAGATTGTAGATAAGTGTCACAAAAAAATCGGTACCGTTACAGAAAAGATCCAGGCTGACAAACTCTCCTGA
- a CDS encoding CAP domain-containing protein — protein MIRILSVITSFIIVFTAAIIVMMVFEEDREPDGNRTLSDSEDVVGQTDFDVEGIKAASDLIEAYGAVAEEIWTPYGYKWWLFDDSQNWYGVQDGEVVTSLILDEADSLEGLRIGDSYESAMAAFGFSLEVETGGLVSSFTFTLSDEELRTKPLAELDDGRFVQLYFDAFDGRLVAVRMLTEELLLLQRPYSLSYRGSLDDPEALTVDNMSAWQTGQEKLMHELSNVYREQKSLPPLDVSSDGNPVARGHSEDMFDHQFFAHDSPNTGSLGDRLDAEGIPFSGAAENIAAHYIDSIEAVTGWLNSEGHRVNLLSEEFTHLASGVHEYYYTQNFILYR, from the coding sequence ATGATTCGTATCCTTTCAGTTATCACTAGTTTTATCATTGTTTTTACTGCTGCAATCATTGTTATGATGGTTTTTGAAGAAGACCGGGAACCGGACGGGAACAGAACACTGTCTGATTCAGAAGACGTTGTCGGACAAACGGATTTTGATGTGGAGGGTATAAAGGCAGCTTCAGATTTAATTGAAGCATATGGAGCTGTTGCAGAGGAAATCTGGACACCGTATGGCTATAAATGGTGGTTATTTGACGATTCACAAAATTGGTATGGGGTTCAGGATGGCGAAGTGGTTACATCACTTATTCTCGATGAAGCTGATTCTCTCGAAGGATTGAGGATAGGGGATTCTTATGAATCGGCAATGGCAGCCTTCGGATTCTCATTAGAGGTGGAGACAGGGGGATTGGTTTCTTCATTTACATTTACTCTGTCAGATGAAGAACTGCGAACGAAACCGTTGGCCGAACTTGATGATGGACGATTTGTCCAATTGTATTTTGATGCATTCGATGGAAGACTTGTTGCCGTCCGAATGCTGACGGAAGAGCTGCTTTTGTTACAGCGTCCATACAGTTTGTCCTACAGGGGTTCTTTGGATGATCCTGAAGCATTGACTGTTGACAATATGAGTGCATGGCAGACCGGTCAGGAAAAGCTGATGCATGAATTATCGAATGTCTACCGGGAGCAAAAAAGCCTTCCACCGCTTGATGTGTCGTCTGATGGGAATCCCGTTGCGAGAGGACACAGTGAAGACATGTTTGATCACCAGTTCTTTGCTCATGATTCGCCGAATACCGGTTCATTGGGAGATCGTCTTGATGCAGAAGGCATCCCTTTTTCGGGGGCAGCGGAGAATATTGCTGCACACTATATTGACAGCATTGAAGCCGTTACGGGCTGGTTAAACAGTGAAGGACACCGTGTGAATTTATTAAGTGAAGAGTTTACACATTTGGCAAGCGGGGTGCATGAGTATTATTATACGCAAAACTTTATTCTCTACCGATAG
- the rpmF gene encoding 50S ribosomal protein L32, whose product MAVPFRRTSKTKKRQRRTHLKLRVPGMVECPECGEMKLSHRVCKSCGAYKGRDVVSK is encoded by the coding sequence ATGGCAGTACCATTCAGAAGAACAAGTAAGACAAAGAAGCGTCAGCGTCGTACTCACTTAAAATTGCGCGTGCCAGGCATGGTTGAATGTCCTGAATGCGGAGAAATGAAACTTTCTCACCGCGTTTGCAAGTCTTGTGGAGCCTATAAAGGCAGAGACGTCGTATCAAAATAA
- the ytvI gene encoding sporulation integral membrane protein YtvI — MTPATNKIIKKYISIALVIVVIGLLFYFVLPVATPILTALVTALFLTPAVNGLTKYTKLSRQLSVFIVFISFLAALSAFSYILFTRALTQLNQFFNNLPSIINDINIAWINILDNLRIQFDQYSQDIVNEIDIAVTNALFGLRDQLQDINIIETATNLLTAIPSYIVSFLVFLIALYLFLIDLPRLKTKIFTYLSEDTAEKVRFMSARLSYVIFGFFKAQFLVSIIIFIVTLIGLLIVAPEVALIMSIFIWAIDFIPIIGSIAVLAPWAGYQLIAGDTFMAIQLLVLAGILLTIRRTVEPKVMGHHIGLSPLATLISLYIGLMLLGAIGFILGPLAVIFFQSAREAEIIKFNFKL, encoded by the coding sequence TTGACTCCAGCTACAAATAAAATCATCAAAAAATACATATCCATTGCTTTAGTCATCGTCGTGATCGGCCTTTTGTTTTATTTTGTTCTTCCCGTTGCGACACCAATCCTTACAGCTCTTGTCACCGCATTGTTTCTGACACCTGCTGTTAACGGATTGACAAAATACACAAAATTAAGCAGGCAACTATCCGTATTTATCGTTTTCATCAGCTTCCTGGCAGCCTTGTCAGCCTTCAGTTACATACTGTTCACAAGAGCGTTGACACAATTGAATCAATTTTTCAATAATTTGCCCAGTATCATAAACGATATAAACATCGCCTGGATTAATATCCTTGATAATTTACGGATACAATTTGACCAGTATTCACAAGATATCGTGAATGAGATCGATATTGCCGTTACTAATGCCCTGTTTGGCCTCAGAGATCAGCTTCAGGATATAAATATAATTGAGACGGCTACAAATCTGTTAACGGCTATCCCATCCTATATTGTATCATTCCTGGTTTTCCTGATCGCATTATACTTATTTCTGATTGACCTGCCACGATTAAAGACGAAAATATTCACGTATTTATCTGAAGATACAGCTGAGAAAGTCCGCTTCATGTCAGCAAGGTTATCTTACGTGATTTTCGGTTTTTTCAAAGCACAGTTCCTGGTCAGTATCATTATTTTTATTGTCACACTGATTGGCCTGCTTATCGTCGCACCTGAAGTTGCATTAATTATGTCCATTTTCATTTGGGCTATTGATTTCATTCCGATTATCGGCTCTATTGCAGTACTGGCCCCGTGGGCCGGTTATCAGTTAATTGCAGGGGATACATTTATGGCTATACAACTTCTGGTTCTTGCAGGGATCCTGCTCACAATCCGCAGGACCGTTGAACCAAAAGTGATGGGCCATCATATCGGACTGTCTCCTCTGGCAACTCTGATCTCGCTGTATATCGGCTTGATGCTTTTGGGTGCCATCGGATTTATTCTTGGACCTCTTGCTGTGATCTTCTTTCAAAGCGCAAGAGAAGCAGAAATCATCAAGTTCAATTTCAAATTGTAG
- a CDS encoding cytochrome C oxidase subunit IV family protein, with amino-acid sequence MSSHLDPTAPIKGKPTKQLERQLKRETKTQIVSYFLMIAITSMAFISIATDAIPSGFAIPFILLLAGIQVIFQLYVFMHMGEKKTSWVNIMIWSGMLIAALTVGALMFLIGIVKY; translated from the coding sequence ATGAGTTCACATCTTGATCCAACTGCACCAATCAAAGGAAAGCCTACCAAACAGCTTGAAAGGCAGCTGAAGCGTGAAACCAAAACCCAGATTGTCTCCTATTTTCTGATGATAGCCATTACCAGCATGGCATTTATTTCGATTGCAACGGATGCGATTCCATCAGGGTTTGCAATTCCATTTATTTTGCTCCTTGCAGGAATACAGGTAATCTTTCAGTTATATGTGTTTATGCATATGGGTGAGAAGAAAACCAGCTGGGTCAATATCATGATTTGGTCCGGAATGTTAATTGCAGCACTGACAGTCGGCGCGTTGATGTTTTTAATTGGCATCGTAAAATACTGA
- a CDS encoding nucleotidyltransferase, protein MKILGLITEYNPFHNGHYYHLQQSRSLTDPDLTIVIMSGDFLQRGEPALISKWDRAKAAVRSGVDLVFELPYQYAVQPADRFAKGAVRMLADTGVTDVVFGSEHGISADFTKAASMALQYQDQINKNVRKNMQSGERFPKAYANAVHEASGKEIAVDLSHPNNSLGFHYTLEAMKMASQINMHTIKRAGAGYHNPELQTGSFSSATAIRGHLLTEGTSADSISQAVPETMMEIIRQSIESKTLASWKDFYPFLQYKLLTTSNEALSAIYDCDEGLENRLKKNAKEPTFTEFLKAVSTKRYTNTKIQRLLVHLLSNVQKSEMEKALSEPPAFRLLAMNTKGRNHLNHLKHKDIDIVAKQFATSGCAASIHNRVCDVYGIPHINNPYFREEHQRTPYLHENE, encoded by the coding sequence ATGAAGATTCTCGGATTAATTACTGAATATAACCCGTTTCATAACGGTCACTACTATCATTTGCAGCAAAGCCGTTCATTGACTGATCCTGATTTGACCATTGTCATTATGAGTGGTGATTTTCTTCAACGCGGTGAGCCTGCTCTTATTTCCAAATGGGATCGGGCAAAAGCAGCAGTGAGGTCCGGTGTGGATCTTGTGTTTGAACTTCCTTATCAGTACGCAGTTCAACCCGCGGACCGTTTCGCAAAAGGAGCGGTCCGAATGCTTGCTGATACCGGCGTTACAGATGTCGTATTTGGGAGCGAGCATGGTATATCAGCTGATTTCACCAAAGCTGCGTCAATGGCTTTGCAATATCAAGATCAAATCAATAAGAATGTCCGCAAAAACATGCAATCAGGAGAACGATTCCCGAAAGCCTATGCGAATGCTGTTCATGAAGCGTCCGGAAAAGAGATAGCTGTGGATCTCAGTCACCCGAATAACAGTCTCGGCTTTCATTATACTTTGGAAGCTATGAAAATGGCGAGTCAGATAAATATGCATACCATCAAAAGAGCCGGAGCCGGATATCACAATCCCGAACTCCAAACGGGAAGCTTTTCCAGTGCCACAGCAATTCGCGGTCATCTCCTGACAGAGGGGACTTCTGCAGACAGCATTTCACAAGCAGTGCCAGAGACAATGATGGAAATCATTAGACAATCAATCGAAAGTAAGACGCTGGCCAGTTGGAAAGATTTCTACCCATTCCTTCAGTACAAACTCCTTACCACATCAAATGAAGCGCTGTCAGCGATTTATGATTGTGATGAGGGTCTTGAAAACCGTTTGAAAAAGAATGCCAAGGAACCTACTTTTACAGAGTTTCTTAAAGCGGTGTCCACGAAACGTTATACGAATACAAAAATTCAAAGACTTCTTGTTCATCTGCTATCCAATGTTCAAAAGTCAGAGATGGAAAAGGCACTCTCTGAACCACCTGCTTTCAGACTTCTGGCTATGAACACCAAAGGCAGAAACCACCTGAATCATCTGAAACATAAAGATATTGATATCGTAGCAAAACAATTCGCCACTTCAGGGTGTGCAGCATCCATCCATAATCGTGTTTGTGATGTTTATGGAATCCCGCACATCAATAATCCATACTTCAGAGAAGAGCATCAGAGAACACCCTATTTGCATGAAAACGAATGA
- a CDS encoding YceD family protein, which yields MKWSVQQLQALRHKGLQVDESVDMSQIMQVDREIRGVTPVLVRGKALFSKESVTFLLQISGSMTLPCARTLNDVEHPFTIQATEIFPLDEWATFEEDDEDVHDLDGQTVNLLPYIQERILLEKPLRVFSDKKAGPAPEEGPGWQLNLNVEEDEESDDTQVDPRLKKLEQFFDKK from the coding sequence ATGAAATGGTCGGTACAACAATTGCAAGCCCTCCGGCATAAGGGTTTGCAAGTGGATGAATCGGTTGACATGAGTCAAATCATGCAAGTGGACCGTGAAATCAGAGGCGTCACACCCGTTCTTGTAAGAGGAAAAGCATTGTTCTCAAAGGAATCTGTCACATTCTTGTTGCAGATTTCCGGATCGATGACCCTTCCTTGCGCTCGGACGTTAAACGATGTGGAGCATCCCTTTACCATTCAAGCGACGGAGATTTTTCCGCTTGATGAATGGGCCACCTTCGAAGAGGATGACGAAGACGTCCATGACCTAGATGGTCAAACGGTTAATTTACTGCCTTATATTCAGGAGAGGATTCTCCTTGAAAAACCATTGCGGGTTTTCAGTGATAAAAAGGCAGGCCCGGCTCCGGAAGAGGGTCCAGGCTGGCAACTGAATCTGAATGTGGAGGAAGATGAAGAGTCTGACGACACTCAGGTGGATCCCCGACTGAAGAAGCTGGAACAATTTTTTGATAAGAAATGA
- a CDS encoding YlbF family regulator, whose protein sequence is MTTAVTTNADVLLASDDLSEMILQSEVYHSYRNAKRAVQEDEGCRELLQAFMKKKEAYEEVQRFGKYHPDFHRVTAEIRELKRQVDTEPLIAAFKQAETELETLLNEISGLFANAVSPEIKVPSGNPFFDTGCSGGCGTGGSCGCG, encoded by the coding sequence TTGACGACTGCAGTAACGACAAACGCAGATGTCCTTTTGGCGTCTGATGATTTAAGTGAGATGATCCTTCAATCGGAAGTGTATCATTCCTATAGAAATGCAAAACGTGCCGTTCAGGAAGATGAAGGGTGCAGAGAACTGTTACAGGCTTTTATGAAGAAGAAAGAGGCCTATGAAGAAGTGCAGCGGTTCGGGAAATATCACCCTGATTTTCACCGGGTAACCGCTGAAATCCGTGAATTAAAGAGACAGGTGGATACAGAGCCGCTCATTGCCGCATTTAAGCAAGCGGAGACGGAGCTTGAAACCTTGCTCAATGAAATCAGCGGTTTGTTTGCGAATGCTGTTTCACCTGAAATCAAAGTACCTTCAGGTAATCCGTTTTTTGATACCGGCTGCTCAGGCGGCTGTGGAACAGGGGGGAGTTGCGGCTGTGGATAA
- a CDS encoding ketopantoate reductase family protein: MKILIFGAGAIGLFTAAHCARLGHQTKLITRTPEQSDQIRHLGVSVESQAGSFTKEVEAESAAALTESMTADVDLMINAVKQTSISEWLEQVEPYIDRNTKERVPILFLQNGMGHVEQAIRHGFVRSYPAIVTHGVMKHAPTKVEHTGRGALIVNSELRYLLIDALNDEPDFPVNQTDDVTGYQKKKLIVNAVVNPVTAIYGIRNGKMIENEHVLSVGRSVFEEALPVLGLRMEDWDFVLDVIRKTARNQSSMKVDMDKGRRTEVDAILGFIIEEAQKRGLEVPVTSNLLNKVHQMEKERGVR, from the coding sequence ATGAAGATACTGATATTTGGAGCAGGAGCCATCGGACTCTTTACTGCGGCGCATTGTGCCCGACTCGGGCATCAGACGAAACTGATTACACGAACTCCCGAACAGTCTGATCAGATCAGGCATTTGGGTGTTTCTGTGGAGTCACAGGCGGGGTCATTTACAAAAGAAGTCGAAGCGGAAAGCGCCGCGGCCTTGACTGAATCGATGACGGCTGATGTGGATTTGATGATCAATGCTGTGAAGCAGACGTCGATTTCTGAGTGGCTTGAACAGGTTGAACCTTATATTGACAGGAACACGAAAGAACGTGTGCCGATCTTATTTTTGCAAAACGGAATGGGGCACGTCGAACAGGCGATTCGCCATGGCTTTGTGAGGAGCTACCCAGCGATCGTTACTCATGGCGTTATGAAGCATGCACCAACGAAAGTGGAGCATACAGGCCGGGGAGCTCTGATTGTTAATTCAGAACTTAGGTATTTATTGATCGATGCATTAAATGATGAACCGGATTTCCCGGTGAATCAGACTGACGATGTGACCGGCTACCAGAAGAAAAAGCTGATTGTTAATGCAGTGGTCAATCCGGTGACGGCTATTTATGGGATACGAAACGGTAAGATGATTGAGAATGAACATGTCTTGTCAGTTGGGAGAAGTGTCTTTGAAGAGGCGTTACCTGTTCTTGGACTTCGAATGGAGGATTGGGATTTCGTCCTCGATGTGATTCGGAAAACGGCAAGGAACCAGTCATCGATGAAAGTGGATATGGATAAAGGCAGGCGCACAGAAGTTGATGCGATTCTCGGTTTCATCATAGAAGAAGCTCAAAAGCGGGGGTTGGAAGTCCCGGTAACTTCAAATCTCCTGAACAAGGTACATCAAATGGAGAAAGAAAGGGGTGTCCGGTAA
- a CDS encoding DUF420 domain-containing protein, with protein MALFLPFISTVFIAFSAVFTAAGWLLVVRGNIAAHKKAMFWAAVFAVIFFAVYLSKTFFIGSTSFGGPDSVAPYYTVFLLFHISMATIAAGMGLYQLYTGYKNKLTRHKKLGPWTSVIWFISATTGIAVYLLLYVIYPPGDTTNLFEAILSSGSVPPGM; from the coding sequence ATGGCATTATTTTTACCGTTTATCAGTACAGTTTTTATTGCATTCAGTGCAGTGTTTACTGCTGCAGGATGGTTGCTTGTAGTCAGAGGGAACATTGCGGCTCATAAAAAAGCGATGTTCTGGGCAGCTGTATTTGCTGTCATATTTTTTGCGGTTTACCTTAGTAAAACATTTTTTATAGGAAGTACATCGTTTGGAGGACCTGATTCTGTAGCGCCGTATTATACCGTGTTCCTTCTGTTTCACATTTCGATGGCGACGATTGCGGCAGGTATGGGACTTTATCAGCTTTATACCGGTTATAAGAATAAATTGACCAGACATAAAAAATTGGGACCATGGACTTCGGTGATCTGGTTTATTTCGGCGACGACCGGGATCGCTGTCTATCTGCTCTTGTATGTCATTTATCCCCCCGGAGATACGACAAATTTGTTCGAGGCTATTTTAAGCTCAGGTTCTGTCCCGCCGGGCATGTAA
- a CDS encoding YlbG family protein yields MDNHQEDFQAVERIGLVVWLHSMRPLKQLKRHGHIHYVSRKMKYAYLYCDLQRVEEVTRRLESINAVKYVEQSMKPYIKTEYQKKGSKRRKERRIQNGNLIGNPGLQ; encoded by the coding sequence GTGGATAACCATCAGGAAGATTTTCAGGCTGTTGAACGAATCGGTCTTGTTGTTTGGCTGCATTCGATGAGACCGTTAAAGCAATTGAAAAGACACGGGCATATTCATTATGTGTCAAGGAAGATGAAATATGCTTATTTGTATTGTGACTTGCAACGCGTCGAGGAAGTAACCAGACGACTTGAATCAATCAATGCAGTGAAATATGTGGAGCAATCGATGAAACCGTATATAAAAACGGAGTATCAAAAAAAAGGTTCCAAAAGAAGAAAAGAAAGAAGAATACAAAATGGGAATCTGATCGGGAATCCGGGCCTTCAGTGA
- the coaD gene encoding pantetheine-phosphate adenylyltransferase: MNKKTGIVPGSFDPVTLGHLDIIQRASGIFDEVIVSVLTNSSKKPLFSADERVALIEEATAGMNNVKVDQFDGLLIEYARKKEAQAIIKGLRAVSDFEYELQMASINRKLDDHIETFFMMTSPAYSYLSSSIVKELARFHAETKDLVPDCVEQALQHKFSQNDK; the protein is encoded by the coding sequence ATGAATAAGAAAACGGGGATTGTCCCTGGAAGTTTTGATCCGGTGACGCTTGGCCATCTTGATATCATTCAACGGGCTTCCGGTATTTTTGATGAAGTGATTGTCTCGGTATTGACAAACAGTAGTAAAAAGCCGCTTTTTTCAGCGGATGAGCGGGTGGCTTTGATTGAGGAAGCGACTGCCGGGATGAACAATGTCAAGGTTGATCAGTTTGACGGTCTGTTAATTGAATATGCGAGAAAAAAGGAAGCACAGGCAATCATTAAGGGTCTGAGAGCCGTTTCAGATTTCGAGTATGAGTTACAAATGGCATCCATTAACAGGAAGTTGGATGACCATATTGAAACCTTTTTCATGATGACAAGCCCTGCTTATTCTTACTTAAGTTCAAGCATTGTAAAAGAATTGGCGCGTTTTCATGCAGAAACAAAAGATCTTGTGCCAGACTGCGTTGAACAGGCGTTGCAGCATAAATTCAGTCAAAACGACAAGTGA
- a CDS encoding SepM family pheromone-processing serine protease produces the protein MDEKKRTWQGSVIRWVVLLGIIMSLTFVQTPYFFTVPGDAKVLSEVIEVEDGYDYEGSFMLTTIRMGRANPVNYVWSLFSDRRELLHVDQVRPEGESDEDYQHRQMMLMSGSQETAVIVAFEAAEESADFEYHGVIVTQIIEGMDAEGKLEPGDRIIGVDETEVYEVNEMLDILSAFTIGDEVSVTFEREDETLSETITIQEFPEELGAEPGSGGLGVSNPVTDRTLSTSKQVDIDAAQIGGPSAGLMFTLEIYNQLTEYDITSGLNIAGTGSMSDDGSVGRIGGAGQKVHAAHESGVDVFFAPYEHGREDSNYEQALLAAEASGTEMDIVPVDTFEDALDYLYERRETS, from the coding sequence ATGGATGAAAAAAAACGGACTTGGCAAGGGTCAGTGATACGCTGGGTCGTGCTGCTCGGTATCATAATGAGTTTGACATTCGTTCAAACACCCTATTTTTTCACGGTCCCGGGAGATGCCAAGGTATTGAGTGAAGTAATTGAAGTGGAAGATGGCTACGATTATGAAGGGTCTTTTATGCTGACAACGATCAGAATGGGTCGTGCGAATCCGGTTAATTATGTGTGGTCTCTTTTCAGTGACAGGCGTGAATTGTTGCATGTGGATCAGGTGAGACCGGAAGGTGAGAGCGACGAAGATTACCAGCATCGGCAAATGATGCTGATGAGCGGCTCTCAGGAAACGGCTGTGATCGTCGCCTTTGAAGCAGCGGAAGAATCTGCGGACTTTGAATATCATGGCGTGATTGTGACTCAGATTATTGAGGGTATGGACGCAGAAGGGAAGCTCGAACCGGGAGACAGGATAATCGGGGTCGATGAAACAGAAGTATATGAAGTGAATGAGATGCTGGATATCCTTAGTGCATTTACGATAGGTGACGAGGTTTCTGTCACCTTCGAACGGGAGGATGAGACGCTCTCAGAGACCATTACGATCCAAGAATTTCCTGAAGAATTAGGTGCAGAACCCGGTTCCGGGGGTCTTGGGGTATCGAATCCGGTGACGGACCGTACACTGTCAACGTCCAAACAGGTCGATATTGACGCCGCACAGATCGGAGGACCTTCTGCAGGTCTGATGTTCACTCTTGAAATTTATAATCAACTGACTGAATATGATATAACTTCAGGTTTGAATATAGCAGGAACAGGCTCTATGTCGGATGACGGTTCGGTAGGAAGAATTGGCGGGGCAGGCCAGAAGGTTCACGCTGCACACGAATCCGGGGTGGATGTATTCTTTGCGCCATATGAACATGGCAGAGAAGATTCAAATTATGAACAAGCACTCTTGGCAGCAGAAGCGAGCGGAACAGAAATGGACATCGTTCCTGTTGATACCTTTGAAGATGCACTTGACTATCTGTATGAACGGCGTGAAACATCATAA
- a CDS encoding N-acetyltransferase produces the protein MTGHEVVRLRVNFKTLEEFENFREYGQQELSMKEDLEENIVENDSESPFYGIYFGNKLVGRMSLYKISAKYDLYFDPPHDYLELWKLEVLPGYQGKGIGKAMVDFAKSFKLPVKTNARQRSDDFWKKQGFTALTYHTERDRGENPYVWLPEGVQEKIDVQEKKEASVSEPFDE, from the coding sequence ATGACAGGACATGAAGTGGTCAGACTCAGAGTTAATTTCAAGACATTGGAAGAATTCGAGAATTTCAGAGAGTATGGGCAACAGGAACTGTCCATGAAAGAAGATTTGGAAGAAAATATCGTTGAAAACGACTCGGAATCACCTTTTTACGGCATTTATTTTGGGAATAAGCTCGTCGGCAGAATGAGCCTCTACAAAATCAGCGCCAAGTATGATCTGTACTTCGACCCACCACATGACTATCTTGAATTATGGAAGCTGGAGGTACTTCCCGGCTACCAGGGAAAAGGCATCGGCAAAGCAATGGTTGATTTTGCGAAGAGTTTTAAGCTTCCTGTTAAAACCAATGCCAGACAGCGATCAGATGACTTTTGGAAAAAACAAGGATTTACAGCTCTTACGTATCACACAGAAAGGGACCGTGGAGAAAACCCTTATGTATGGCTCCCAGAAGGAGTTCAAGAAAAAATCGATGTGCAGGAAAAGAAAGAAGCATCTGTCTCAGAGCCTTTCGATGAGTGA
- a CDS encoding enoyl-CoA hydratase/isomerase family protein encodes MNVLKLNWLTEHYAEIVLNRPAMKNAVNFAMIIAFDDALTELEKKEALKGLLIRGEGGSFCSGGDLRDFHKLDAGEAVLEKMLKPMTAVLIRIKNLPCPVISFVEGAAVGGGAELAASADRIYVTPDAKFGFIQVKLGIRTGWGGASLIQRHIDEGSADEMLRTGRIYSGNELKEFGFQLSHKPVDLELFEGVDKILPDPDLEKRMYDEAEECAVLWGSSIHGEKIKAFLEK; translated from the coding sequence ATGAATGTCTTGAAGCTGAACTGGCTTACAGAGCACTATGCAGAAATCGTACTGAACAGACCCGCAATGAAGAACGCGGTTAATTTCGCCATGATTATCGCATTTGATGACGCGCTGACAGAACTGGAGAAAAAAGAAGCGCTGAAAGGTTTACTGATCAGAGGGGAAGGCGGCTCCTTTTGCAGCGGAGGCGATCTGCGGGATTTTCATAAACTTGATGCAGGGGAGGCAGTGCTTGAAAAGATGCTGAAGCCGATGACAGCTGTATTGATCAGAATCAAGAATCTGCCATGTCCAGTGATCAGCTTTGTTGAAGGTGCTGCTGTTGGCGGAGGCGCAGAGCTTGCTGCTTCGGCTGACCGGATTTATGTCACACCGGATGCAAAATTCGGTTTTATTCAGGTGAAGCTCGGTATTCGGACAGGTTGGGGTGGTGCGAGTTTGATTCAGCGTCATATTGATGAAGGATCGGCTGATGAAATGCTGCGCACCGGTCGCATTTACAGCGGTAATGAGCTGAAAGAGTTTGGTTTTCAGCTGAGTCATAAGCCGGTTGATCTTGAACTGTTTGAAGGGGTTGACAAAATACTGCCAGATCCGGATCTTGAAAAGCGAATGTACGATGAAGCTGAAGAATGCGCTGTCTTATGGGGAAGCAGTATTCATGGAGAAAAGATCAAGGCCTTTCTTGAAAAATAA